From the Desulfovibrio sp. Huiquan2017 genome, the window CGGGTCGTTGGAAAGAATGACCGCCATGCCGGCATGGTCCGGTTCCCGCCGGAGCATGGGGTGGATGAAGTCGAGGAGCTTTTGCCAGGGCATGAAGGCGCGGCTGAGGATGAGATCGGCGGTGGCCTGATGCCCGGATCGGGAGAGACGGTCCAGGGCGTCCTCAGCCCGCCCCGAAAAGACGTTGGTGACGGGCAGCTTGAGACGGCCGAGCACGCTTTTCATGAAGGTGGCCCGTTTTTCGCGCACCTCCACCAGCCAATAGTCGCCCTGCCGCCAAAGCACGCGCAGGGGGATGCCGGGCAGCCCGGCACCGGCCCCGAAGTCGAGGCACAGCGGGTGCTCTGGTAGACCCAGCCCGGCCAGGAAATCGGCCAGAAACAGGGAATCCACCACCAGCCGGTCGAACACGGTCCGCCAGTCGGACGGGCCCACCAGGTTCATCTTGCGGTTCCACTTCATGAGCTGGTCCAGGTAGGCGGCCAACAATTCGGCCTGGGCCGGATCCACGTCGCGGCCGAGCCTGTGCGCGGCGGCCAGCACGGCCTCACGGGTCGGGGAAGTATCGGGCATGGGCAGGAAATACGTTGTTTCCCCAAAACAATCCAGCCCCCGAAGCCAGGAAGGCCGCCCGGGGGAGGCGGCCTTCTTGGGGAGGATGTAGGTGTGTGACGTTCGGGCGGGATGGCTGGCCCGCCCAGGTAGAGAGTGTATCATGCGCGGTGGGCCGGTCATGCCCCATCCGCAACTCCCTTCTACGGCTTCCCGCCCTCAAAAACATTGACCTGGATCAACACATCCCGACTTTTCTCGAAAAAATCGGAACGCCCTCCCCTGGGCGGCTTTGGGGCAACGCCACAAACAGCGTCCAAAGGGAGCTACTTCGGGTGGCCCAGCACTCCGAACAGCGGCTCTTTTCCCCAACGCACTGTCGTCCTCGGGATAGGCGTTCGAGAGTGGGCCCGCGCGCCTACTCGTCCACCGGACGGGTATAATCGCAGCCTTTTTTGGGGCAGGCGATGTGCTCGCCCTTGTCCTTGGTGGACTTGCGCACGAGGATGGGGTGGCCGCATTTGGGGCAGGGCTCGCTGATGGGCCAGTTCCAGACCGCGTAGTCGCACTTGGGGTACTCGGAGCAGGAGTAGAAGATCTTGCCCCGGCGCGAGGATTTTTCCACCAGCTCGCCGTTGCACCCTTCGCGCGGGCAGGGCACGCCCGTGGAGAACGGCGCGGCATAGGTACAGTCCGGGTAATTGGAGCAGGCGATGAACCGCGATCCGGTGCGCGCCTTCTTGAGCAGCAGTTCGCCGCCGCAGTCCGGGCAGGTGCCGACGACCTCGGGTTTTTCCGATTCCACGACCTTGATGTTGCCGTTCTCGTCGCGGGTGAAATTGACGATGGACTTGCAGTCCGGATACCCGGTGCAGCCCAGGAACTCGCCGCGCCGGGACTGTTTGATGGCCATGGGGCGGCCGCACTTCTCGCAGACGACTCCGGTGTCTTCGGGCTTTTCGCGCTCCACGACCTGAATGTTTCCCTGCTCGTCGCGGGTGAAGTTCTTGATGTTCCGGCAGGTGGGGAACCCGGTGCAACCCAGGAATTCTCCGGTCTTGCCGAACTTGATGGCCATGGGTTTGCCGCACAGGTCGCACTTGATGTCCGTGACCTGCTGGGAACGGGCCATTTCGGTGCGTGCCTTCTCCAATGTGGGGTAGAAGTCGCCGCCGAAATCCTTGAGCAGTTCCTCCCAGTTCTTCTTGCCGTCGGCCACATCGTCGAGCAGGGATTCCATCTGGGCGGTAAAGCCCACGTCCATGAGGGCCTGGAAATGCTCGGACAGTTGGTCGGACACGGTGAAGCCGAGTTCGGTGGGCGCGAACCGCTTTTCCTCAAGCTTGGCATACTCGCGGTCGATGAGGGTGGAGATGATGGCCGCGTAGGTGGACGGCCTGCCGATGCCCAATTCCTCCAGGGTCTTGACCAGCGAGGCTTCCGAGTAACGCGGCGGCGGCTGGGTGAACTTCTGTTCCTTTTTCAGTTCATTGAGCTGAAGCACTTCGCCCTCGTGCAGCTTGGGCAATTCCACGTCCTCCTCGGACTTGGCCTTGTCCATGGCGGCCAGGAAACCGGCGAAGAGCAGCCGTTCCCCCTTGGCGCGCCACACGGTCTGCGGGGCGTTGACCAGCACGGTAGTGTCCCAGAAGGTGGCCGCGGCCATCTGCGAGGCCACGAACCGTTGCCAGACGAGACGGTAGAGCTTGTATTGCTCGGCGGGCAAAAAGCTCTTCACGCTCTCGGGCGTGATGGTCACGTCAACGGGCCGGATGGCTTCGTGCGCGTCCTGGGCTCCGCCCTTGGTCTTGAAATTCCGGGTCTTGGACGGATAGAAGTCCGCCCCGAACTTGTCCAGGATCAGCTCCTTGGCGGCTTCCTGGGCTTCCTTGGCGATACGCACGGAGTCGGTACGCATGTAGGTAATCAGGGCGGTGGTGCCGCGCTGGCCGAGCTCCACGCCCTCGTAGAGCCGCTGGGCAATGGACATGGTCCGCTTGGCCGAGTAGCCCATGCGCCGGTTGGCGTCCTGCTGTAGGGTGGAGGTGATGTACGGCGGCAGGGGCTGGCGCTTGCGCTGCTTCTCCTGCACGGAATCCACCGTGAACGCCCCCTTTTCGAGCTGTTCCTGCAAGGATTCGGCCTGGTCCGCGTTGGACACGTGGTTGGCCCCCGGCTTGACGGCCTTGCCTTCGAGCTTGTGCAGGTCCATCCAGAACGGCGGAGGATTCTCGCCCGCCAGGAGCACCTTGAACGGCCAGTACTCGTCCGGCCTGAAGGCGCGCCGCTCCTTTTCGCGTTCCACCAGGATCTTGAGCGCCACGGACTGCACGCGTCCGGCCGAGATGCCGCGCTTCACGTTCTTCCACAGGATGGGCGAAATCTTGTAGCCCACCAGCCGGTCCAGAATGCGCCGGGCCTGTTGGGAGTCGAACAGGTTTTCGTTCAGGTCCTGGGCGTGGGCCAAGGCCTCCTTGACCGCCCGGGACGTGATCTCGTTGAACTGGATGCGCCGGATCTTGTCGTTGACCGGCTTGAGCAGCTCGGCCACATGCCAGGCGATGGCCTCGCCCTCGCGGTCGGGGTCGGGCGCGAGATAGACGGTGTCCGCCTTCTTGGCCGCGGCCTTGAGCCGCTTGACCACGTCCTCTTTGCCCTGGATGATCTCATAGTGCGGGGCGAAGTTGTTCTCCTCGTCCACGCCCAGATCGCGGGTGGGCAGATCGCGCACGTGGCCCACCGAGGCATCGACTATATAGTCCTTTCCCAGGAACTTGGAGATGGTCTTCACCTTGGCGGGGGACTCGACGATGATCAGATCTTTCGGCATGTTGCGACTCTCTTCTCAGGCTGTTGAAGGACGCGCGATTGCGCGCTTGCACTCGCGCATCCTTCAACAGACCGAAGGATTGTATCCGGCCTGCCTTGGTGGTTGCGGGGTCCCGGCACATCCAGGACCCGTTCCCGACAGACTGAGGGGGGTCTATGCCCGCTTTTTCGCCAACTCGTCAAGCCTCTATATATAGATAATGGGTAAAATACCTTTTTCCCGTATTGTGCGGCATTACAAAAATACCCCGACCCGGCTCCGACTTGTTACCCATTCTCCACCCGCAAGGCACACTCCGTCACCCGGCCGTCAGGCTGCCGACGAAAGCGGGAGGTATGGTCACATGATTGTACAACACACCTGCATTCAAGGAGAAACGTATGCCTTCAGAATCTCTAAATCGGCGTGATTTCCTGAAATTGGGCGCCCTGGCGGGTGCCGCCACCGCGCTCGCCGCCCTGCCCGTCCGGGCGCAGGCCGCTCCGTCCCCCGTCACCCTGGATGAATGTATGGCCATGACGCCCCAGGCCATGGCCGACGCCTCGGGCCCGGTGTCCGCCGCCTGGCAAGCCATCCTCCAGGCCGCGGCCGCCATCCGCAACCCCGGCCTGCGCGCCCAGGTCCAGGAAATCCTCAACAACCCCGCGCCCACTGTGACCAAAGCCATCGGAACTTCCGAGAAACGAGCCATCTACAAGGAGCTGGCCGCCAAAGGACTGATCCCGGACGTGTCCGAGGCCGATTTCCTGCCGCCCTCCAGCTCGGCCTCAACCCCGCCCCAGCCCTTCCGTTCCGCGCCCGGATCCGGCTACGCCAGTCACCACGCCTATCCCGGCGGGCTGTGCACCCACACCGGCCTGAACACCCGCGTGTCCATGGCCCTGTACGACGGCTACCGCGAGGTCTACGGCTACATGCTCGACCGCGACGTGGTCATCGCCGCGCAGCTCCTGCACGATCTGCACAAGCCGTGGGTCTTCCAGTGGAACGCCAACGGCGAGTCCCGCACCGAACGGCCCCTGGCCGGGACCGGCGAGCACCATACCCTGGGCGTGGCCGAATCCATCGCCCGCAAGGTGCCCGCCGAGGTCATCGTGGCCCAGGCCTGTGCCCACAATCATCCGCGCACCGACAAGGACGAGGCCCAGGTGGTAGGTTGGCTGACCGCCGCCTCCATCATCGCGGGCGTTGATCCCGTGGCCTACGGCCTGCTCGCCGCCGACGGCAAGACCCTGCCCCTGCCCCGCCGCCAGGAAGGGTTCGTCACCCACCTCGGCGACCACGACTGGGTCCTGACCGTGCCCGCCAACCAGTGGGTCCTGCCCATCATGGAAAAGGTGGCCGTGCGCGACTACGGCATCTCCCGAAACGACCTCAAGGCCAAGCCGTTCCATCAGTTCCGCAACTACGTCTACTCCCAGGCCACCATCATGTCCCTGTACGAAACCTACGCCGCCAAGGGCGAACCCGAACTCGTCCGCACCATCCACGCCATCGTCACCCACGCCTAGGGCGGCCGCCCTTCACGCGGGGCGGGCGAACCCGTCCCGCGTGAACAGCGCCTCCCCCCTGCCCGTCCGGACCTTTCGCCACGGCTTCGCGGAGCGGGTGGACGCACGCGGGAAAACGCCTTGCTAGAGAATATCTAGACTTAACGCTCCGACAATATTGATTATTTATATCCAATTGCCGTTCCGGTAAAATTTCGGGTAGTTAGAGGCCGTAAAGTCGTGATATAAGCGGGTACGCGATGGGCGGATGCGAAAAATCATCATTAATTCATTAAACTAATTGAAAATCGGACCGATAAGAGCCATTGGGACATAAGGGCCGATCGCAAGGACCGACAACGGTCCAGCGAGACAGAGTCGAACATGAACGAGAGAAAACAGGAATTGGCCGAACGGACGGCCGAGGTGCGGGAGGCGTTGGCCGATGCCGCCCGGCAGGCCGGGCGCGCCCCCGGGGACGTGACCCTGGTGGCCGTGTCCAAGCTGCATCCGGCTTCGGACATCCGCGACCTGGCCGAAACCGGCCAGACCGAATTCGGCGAGAACTACGTCCAGGAGGCCCTGGCCAAGCAGGACGAACTGGCCGGACTGAACGTCAACTGGCATTTCATCGGCGGGTTGCAGAGCAACAAGGCCAAATACGTGGCCGGGAAATTCGCCCTGGTGCACAGCGTGGATTCCGCCAAGCTGGCTCAGGCGTTGCATAAAAAGGCGACAAGCCTGGGCGTCGTCCAGGACATCCTGATTCAGGTGAACATTGCGGGGGAAACGCAAAAATCCGGAGTCACGGTGGAAGGCCTGCCCGAAATGGCCGAGGCGGTCCTCGGCATGGAGGGATTGCGGCTCGTCGGACTGATGACAATGCCGCCGTTTTTTGACGATCCCGAGCGCGCCAGGCCGGTGTTCGCCCGGCTGCGGGAGCTGCGCGACGGGTTGGAACCAAGGCTGGGCGTGCTCCTGCCGCACCTGTCCATGGGCATGACCGGCGACTTCGTCCCGGCCGTGCAGGAGGGGGCGACCCTGGTGCGCATCGGCACGCGGATTTTCGGGACGCGGCCGCCGCGCGGCTAAGAACAAAGCGGAGACAGCATGGATCTGGGTACCATAATCGGCATCGTCCTCTCCTTCGGACTGGTCCTGTCGGCCATCATGACGGGCTCCAGCCTGATCATCTTCGTGTCCGTGCCCTCCCTGCTTATCGTGGTGGGCGGCACCATCGGGGCCGGGCTGGTCAACTACCCCATGAACTACATCATCGGGGTCATCGGCGTCATCAAGAACACCTTCTTTTCCAGCCTGGATTCCCCGGCCGAGATCATCGACCGTTTCAAGGACTACGCCAACCGCGCCCGCCGCGAAGGCATCCTCTCGCTGGAACCGCTCATCAAGGAGATCGACGACGACTACATGCGCAAGGGGCTGCAACTGACCGTGGACGGCCTGGAACCGCAGACCATCCAGGAAATCCTGGAAACCGAAATATCCTACCTGGCCGAACGGCACGCCACGGGCGCGGACGTGGTCTCGGCCCTGGGCACCCTGGCTCCGGCCATGGGCATGATCGGCACAGTCATCGGCCTGGTGCAGATGCTCCAGACCATGAGCGACCCGTCCTCGATCGGTCCGGCCATGGCCGTGGCCCTGCTGACCACCCTGTACGGCGCGATCATCGCCAACCTCGTGCTCATGCCCATGGCGGGCAAGCTCAAGGCGCGCAGCAAGGAGGAAATCCTGCTGCGCGAAATGATCATGGAAGGCATCCTGTCCATCTCCAAGGGCGAGAACCCGCGCATCATCGAGGAGAAACTGAACAGCTACCTGCCGCCCAAGGACAGGATCGTCTCGGACTAACCATCCCGCCCGAGGGGGCGCGCCATGGCCAAGAAGAAGAAAAAACCGGACTGCGAGGACATGCCGCTGTGGATGGTCACGTTCGCGGACTGCATGACCCTCATGCTGACCTTCTTCATCCTGCTCGTGTCCATGGCCACCATCGACCAGCGGCGCAAGCTCGTGGCCCTGGGCTCCATCATCGGCACCTTCGGCTTCGACAAGGCGTCCTACGAGGTCTTTTCCAAGAAGGACACCAAGAAAACCGTTGAGCCCGGCCCCATCGATACCGGCGACCTGGAGCCGCTCCAGGCCCTGAAATGGGAAAACGTGGACGACGACATCAATTTTTCCTCCAGCCGGTTCGTCCAGATCTTGTCCATCAACGCCAGCCTCCTGTTCGGCCCGGACGGATACACCCTCAGTGCCGAAGGCCGGGCCACCCTGGGCCGCTTCCTGCCCCTGCTCAAGCAGGTCAAATACCCGCTGCTTCTGGCCGGGCACACCTCGGACCTGCGCGACGAAATGGACATGAACTACAAGCCCGAGGACGACCACCGGAACCCGGACCTCTCCTGGAAGCTTTCGCTGAACCGGACCCTGGCCATCTACCGCTACCTGCTCGACAGCGGCATGAGCCCGGACATGCTCCGCGTGGAGGCCTTCGGCAAGTACCGCCCGCACTACCCGCCGGACACCCGGGAAAACCGGGCCCGCAACCGGCGGGTGGACATCGTCCTGGACAAGCGCTCCAGCCGGTTGGGCGACCGCATCGTGGAGACCATGCCCGTGGTGCCCGAGCGCAAGGATTCCATGAGCGTGGACGGCTTCGAATTCGACGTCTCCACCCCACCGGAGCTGCGTTAGCCATGGGCAAGAAAAAAAAGGAAGAGCAATGTCCGCCCCTGGCCCTGTGGCTGGTGACCTTTTCGGACCTCATGACCCTGCTGCTGACCTTCTTCGTCCTGCTCCTGTCCATGGCCTCCATGGACAACTCGATCCTGACCAAGGTCACGCTGACCACGGCGGACCTCGGTCTGCTCGACAAACGCGGTTCGGGCCGGGTCAACGCCAAGGAACGGCTCATCGTGGAGCTTATGGAGAAGCCTTGGGAGGTCCTGGACAAACAACAGCGCATCAAGGACCTGCTTTTCCCGGATGACACCCTGCCCGACGAGATCAGCAAGTCCGACCTGAACGACAACCTCGACGTCCTGGCCAAGCAGGACGGCGTGGCCCTGGTCTTCACCGACCAGATCCTGTTCGCGCCCGGCGGATCCTCGTTGTCCGACAAGGGCAAATATCTCATGGCCCGGCTGGTGCCGATGATGACCCAGACCGATGCGCCCATCAACGTGGCCGGGTACGCCGACGCGTCCGACGCCAGCCGGACGCCGCTCGAACTGTCCGGGGACCGGGCCCTGGCGGTGCTCGCCTACCTGGTGGACAAGGGCGTGCCCAATGCGCGATTCTCCCTGTCCGCCTACGGCAACGCCTTCCCGGTGATCAATGAACTGGGCAGGCCGGTCGCCTCGCCCAAGAATCGGCGGGTGGAAATACTGCTCAAGACCGCCCGGCCCATCGGCGGATACTGACGAGTCGGAACTTGGCCTGGAAAAGTGGAACGATTGACGGTAAGCAATGGGTAACAACCCGCAGGAAAGGGAATCGCCATGGCGCAAGAAGAATTGACCCAGGAAGAAGGAAAAAAGAAAAAGAGCGGCTTGATCAAGTGGATCATCATCGTCGTCCTGCTGGCCGCGCTGGGCGTGGGCGGCTGGTTCGGCTACAAGATGTTTTTCGCCACGCCCGCCGAGGACGCCGCCTCCCAACAGGACGCCGCGGGCGACCCCGGCAAGCCTGCCGAGCAACTGGAGGGCCAAATCGTGCCCCTGCCCACGTTCCTGGTCAACCTGGCCGATCCGCTGGGCCGCCGCTACCTGAAACTCGGGGTGGAGGTGGAGGTGCGCGACGCCGAGGCCCAGGCCGACCTGACCAAGTACGAGGCCAAGATCAAGGACACCCTGCTCCTGCTCCTGTCGAGCAAGACCTACGAAGGACTGTCCACCATGCAGGCCAAGGTGGAGCTCAAGCAGGAGATTGCCGACAGGTTGAATCAAATCATCGGCAACGGCGGGGTGCTCCGGGTCTACATCACGGAAATGGTCATCCAGTAGCACGCTTCTTGCTAGCTCCGTATCGGGCCGTCCCGTTTTTTGACGGCCCGGCCGGAGAACAACGTATTCAACGAGGTAAGCGATATGGCTGACGATCAGGATAAACTCGCGCAGGAATGGGCCGATGCCCTGCTGGAAACCGGCGATTCGGACGATCCCCTCGGGAGCCTGGACGATGTGACCGACCCGTCCGAGGCGGGCAGCGCCAACATGGGCAACGACGACGAGGCCCTGGCCGACGAGTGGGCCGCGGCCCTGGCCGAAACCGAGCAGGAAGAGGTCCGTCACGAAAAGGAACAGGCTTTCCTGTCCACCCAGACCCACGACTACGAACTGCCCGACATGGGCCCCGAAGCCAAGGCGGGCAGCTCCTCGGGCAAGCGGGACCTGGACTTCATCCTGGACATCCCCTTGGAGGTCTCGGCCGAACTGGGGCGCACCAAGCTGTTGATCAACGAGCTCCTGCAATTGGGCCAGGGATCGGTGGTCGAGCTGAACAAGCTGGCCGGCGAACCGCTCGAAATCTATGTCAACGGCAAATTGGTGGCGCGTGGCGAAGCCGTGGTCATCAACGAAAAATTCGGTATTCGGCTGACGGACATCATCAGCCCCATCGAGCGGGTGAAGCAGCTTGGCTAGTCCCGCTCCGGCCGTCGCCCCCATGCAACTTCCGGCCGTGGATTCGGGAGCGACCATCCTGACCACCGCCGGATACCTCTTCCTGCTGCTGGGCGTCATTTTTCTGGCCTACTGGCTGCTCAGGCGGTTCGGCGTCCCCGGCGCACTGGCCGGTTCCGGCCGGAACGGGCCCAGGCTGGTCAGCCGACTGATGCTCGGCAACCGCCAATCCGTGGCCGTGGTCCGCTACCGCGACAAGGACCTGCTGCTCGGCGTGACCGAGCACAACGTCACTCTCCTCGACGAGGGGGAGGCCGCCCCGGAACCGGAACAGACCGAGCGCAAGTCCTTCGCCTCGATCCTCCAGCGGAGCTCCGTCCGTGACTAGCCGCGTCCGCCTCGTCGCCCTGCTGGCGCTGCTGGCCGCCGTGCTTCTCCCGGCCCTGTCCTGGGCACAGGGGCCGGTCATCCCCAAGCTGTCCATGGAGCTGGCCGCGGGCCAGGCCGATCCGCAGGAAGTCTCCACGCTGCTGGAGATTCTCTTCCTGCTGACCATCCTGTCCCTCGCCCCGGCCATCCTGCTGACCATGACCTCCTTCACCCGGATCATCATCGTCTTCCACTTCATCCGGCAGGCCATGGGCACCCAGCAGATGCCGCCCAACCAAATCCTGACAGCCCTGGCCATCTTCATGACCATGGTCATCATGTATCCGGTGGGCAAGGCCGTCAACGAGACCGCGCTTCAGCCGTACATGAACGAGACCATCAATTTCACCGAGGCCCTGACACGGGCCCAGGTCCCCATCCGCCAGTTCATGTTCAAGCATACCCGCGAGAAGGACCTGTCCATATTTTACTCCATCACCAAGGAGCCGCGCCCCGAGAACAAGGCGGAGGTCCCGACCATCATGCTGGTGGCCGCCTACACCATCTCCGAACTCAAGACCGGCTTCACCATCGGCTTTCTGATCTACATCCCGTTCCTCATCCTGGATATGGTGGTCGCCTCCATCCTGCTGGCCATGGGCATGATGATGTTGCCGCCGGTCATGATCTCGCTGCCGTTCAAAATTTTGCTGTTCATCCTCATCGACGGCTGGAACCTGCTGGTGGGCTCCCTGGTCAACACGTTCCAGTGACCATGCGCACCGCGTCGCCCGGGGAGGAGTGCGTCCGAAATCCTTCCCTCAACCCCAACCGCCCCGGCAAGGAGGGCCTGAAATGACACCGGAATTCGTTGTCGGTTTTGCCAGACAGGCCATCGAAATGACCCTGGTCATCTCCCTGCCCATGCTCGGCATCGGCATGGCCGTGGGCATCTTCATCTCCATCATCCAGGCCGCCACCCAGATCCAGGAGATGACCCTGACCATGGTGCCCAAGATCATCGCCATCTTCCTTGCCCTCCTCCTGGCCTTCCCATGGATCATGGACAAGATGACCGCTTACACCACGAATCTCTTCCTGAACCTGCCCAACTACATCCGCTAGCCAAGCCCGGAGCCCGCCGCCACGCCGATGGTGACAAGTGGAGGGAAAGGGCTTAGATTCGGGGGTACGGTGTAAACGCCGCGCAAAATCAACCTGAACGAGAACCCATGACCAAGCAGACCCTTCCCAAGGAGTTGCCCGGCAGCAAGCTGCGGGCAGCCCTGGACCCGGCCACCATCCCTTACGCAACCAGCGCCGACGTTCCGGCCCGGAACGTCTATCCCAAGCTCCAGCCCCGGGCGATCCACGCCCTCTCCCTGGCCTTGGAGATCAGGGGTAACGAGCACAACCTGTATGTGGCGGGCGAGCCGAACATGGGCCGCACCTATTTCGTCAAGTCGTTCCTGAGGCCTGCGGCGGCCAAGACCGCGCCGCCGGCGGACTGGGTCTACCTGTACAATTTCGAGGACAGCGACAAGCCCATCGCCGTGTCCCTGCCCGCCGGGAGAGGACGCAAATTCAAACTGGCCCAGACCAAGGCGATGACCCACATCCGCCAGGAAATCCCGGCCCGCTTCGAAAAGGATTCCTTCCAGAAGAAGCACGAGCGCATCGTCAAGAAGTTCAACACCAAGCGCGAAGAGCTGTTCAACAAGATGGACGACACGGCGGAAAAGGAAAACTTTTCGCTGAGCCTGGACGACGAAGGCGTGCTGACCCTGTCCCCCATCGTGGACGGCGAGGTGGTCTCGGACAAAGACTTCGACAAGCTCAAACCCGCCCAGCGCAAACAGCTCAAGGCCAAAGGCGAGGAGCTGCTGGCCGGGGTCAGTTCCATCCTGCGCCAGATCAACCAGAACGAAACGGACATGCGCGATTCCGAATCCGCGCTGCAACGGGAAACAGCCCAGGCGGTGATGGCGGACATCTTCACGCCCGTGGCCGACAAGTTCAAGGACATCGAGGGACTGCCCGACTATTTCGAGGCCCTGGCGGAAGAGGTGGTGGACAACGTGGATCAGTTCACCCCGCGCGACAACTCCCTGGCCGGGCTGTTGCCGGAGTCCATGCCCACGGGCGAGGACTTCTTTACCCGGTTCGAGGTCAACCTGTTCGTGGACAATGGCAAGACCAAGGGCGCACCCGTGGTGGTGGAGGACCATCCCACCCCCTTCAACCTGCTCGGCTCCATTGAACGCGAAGCCGAGATGGGCGCGCTGTACACCGACTTCACCCTGATCAAGGCGGGCTCCCTGCACCAGGCCAACGGCGGCTTCCTGATCCTCAACGTGGAGGACCTGCTGTCCAACCCCAGCTCCTGGGAAGGCCTGCTTCGGGCGCTGCGGTCCGGGCAGTCGCGCATCGAGGACCCCGTGGACCCGGAACAGGTCCGCGCCCGGACCATCCAGCCCGAGCCCATCGACCTGGACCTCAAGGTGGTGCTCATCGGCACGGACGAGCACTACGAGGTCCTGCTTTACAGCGACGACAGGTTCGCCAAGTATTTCAAGCTCAAAGCGCATCTGCAACATGCGGCCGCACGCACGGCGGCGAACATCCGCAACTACATCTCGGTCATCGGGCAGACCGCCCGCGAGGCAGGCGTCCTGCCCCTGACCCGAGAAGCCATGGCCGGGCTCATCGACTTCTCCTCCCGGCTGGCCGAGGATCAGAAGAAGATGTCCCTGTTCATCCCGCTCATCCGCGAGCGCATGATCGAAGCCTCGGCCCTGGCCCGCATGGCGGGCAAGGAAGTCGTGGACATCTCGGCCATGAGCGAGGCGGTCCGGGCCAAGGACTACCGGGCCAACCTCTATGAAGAGGAATTCATGGCCGACTACGACCGCCAGGTTATCAAGGTGGACACGGACGGATACGGCACGGGCCGGGCCAACGGGCTGTCCGTGACCTTGTTCGGCGATTACGAGTTCGGATTGCCGCACCAGATTTCGTGCACCGCGGGCGTGGGCCACGGCGGCATCCTGGACCTGGAGCGCGAGGCCCAGTTGGGCGGCCCCATCCACACCAAGGGCATGATGATCATCAAGTCCTACCTGGTCCGGCTGTTCGCCCAGAACAAGCCCATCGTACTCACCGGGTCCCTGTGCTTCGAACAGTCCTACGCGGGCATCGAGGGCGATTCGGCCTCGGGCGCGGAGCTGGCCTCCCTGCTCTCGGCCCTGTCGGACACGCCCATCAACCTGTCCTACGCCATGACGGGCGCGGTCTCGCAGAGCGGCGCGGTCATGGCCGTGGGCGGCGTTAACCGCAAGATCGAAGGATTCTTCGAAGTCTGCCGCCGCCGCAAGCTGACCGGCCGCCAGGGCGTGATCCTGCCCGCCGACAACGTGGTCAACCTGATGCTCAAGGACGAGATCGTCCAGGCGGTGGACGAGGGCAAATTCCACATCTTCCCGGTCACGTCCATTGAGGAGGCCCTGTTCATCCTCACCGGGCTCAAGTGTGGCACGCGCGGCAAGAACGGCCAGTTCCCGCTCGGCACCCTCTATCGCAGGGTGGACCAGCGGTTGGCCGAACTGGCCGAGCTGGCGCTCAAGACGGCCTCCGGCTCCTGCGGGAAATAGCTCTTCACGCGGCGGGTGTCCGAAAAGGATGCCCGCCGCTTCCCTTTGCACGCCCGAAGGACGGATGCGCGGACCATGCGTTGACGCGGGCCCGGCGCGCCGTTAGTGTCAGGCAACCTCTGCAAAGGAGCCTCTCGAATGTACTGGATAGCGTTCGGCGACATACACGAATCCACCGGCTTGCTGGGGGCCGTGCCCGGCCTGGCCGAGGCGGACGGGGTCATCGTCACCGGGGACCTGACCAACCGGGGCGGACGCGAGTCGGCCAAACACGTGCTCGACGCCGTGGCCCGGTTCAACCCGTGCATCCTGGCCCAACCCGGCAACATGGATGAAGACGACGTGACCGTCTACCTCCGCGAACGGGACATGGACATACACCTGCGCGTGCGTGAATTGGCCCCCGGGCTCAAACTCATGGGCGTGGG encodes:
- a CDS encoding flagellar motor protein MotB, with product MAKKKKKPDCEDMPLWMVTFADCMTLMLTFFILLVSMATIDQRRKLVALGSIIGTFGFDKASYEVFSKKDTKKTVEPGPIDTGDLEPLQALKWENVDDDINFSSSRFVQILSINASLLFGPDGYTLSAEGRATLGRFLPLLKQVKYPLLLAGHTSDLRDEMDMNYKPEDDHRNPDLSWKLSLNRTLAIYRYLLDSGMSPDMLRVEAFGKYRPHYPPDTRENRARNRRVDIVLDKRSSRLGDRIVETMPVVPERKDSMSVDGFEFDVSTPPELR
- a CDS encoding flagellar motor protein MotB, whose product is MGKKKKEEQCPPLALWLVTFSDLMTLLLTFFVLLLSMASMDNSILTKVTLTTADLGLLDKRGSGRVNAKERLIVELMEKPWEVLDKQQRIKDLLFPDDTLPDEISKSDLNDNLDVLAKQDGVALVFTDQILFAPGGSSLSDKGKYLMARLVPMMTQTDAPINVAGYADASDASRTPLELSGDRALAVLAYLVDKGVPNARFSLSAYGNAFPVINELGRPVASPKNRRVEILLKTARPIGGY
- a CDS encoding flagellar basal body-associated FliL family protein produces the protein MAQEELTQEEGKKKKSGLIKWIIIVVLLAALGVGGWFGYKMFFATPAEDAASQQDAAGDPGKPAEQLEGQIVPLPTFLVNLADPLGRRYLKLGVEVEVRDAEAQADLTKYEAKIKDTLLLLLSSKTYEGLSTMQAKVELKQEIADRLNQIIGNGGVLRVYITEMVIQ
- the fliN gene encoding flagellar motor switch protein FliN, yielding MADDQDKLAQEWADALLETGDSDDPLGSLDDVTDPSEAGSANMGNDDEALADEWAAALAETEQEEVRHEKEQAFLSTQTHDYELPDMGPEAKAGSSSGKRDLDFILDIPLEVSAELGRTKLLINELLQLGQGSVVELNKLAGEPLEIYVNGKLVARGEAVVINEKFGIRLTDIISPIERVKQLG
- the fliO gene encoding flagellar biosynthetic protein FliO, whose translation is MASPAPAVAPMQLPAVDSGATILTTAGYLFLLLGVIFLAYWLLRRFGVPGALAGSGRNGPRLVSRLMLGNRQSVAVVRYRDKDLLLGVTEHNVTLLDEGEAAPEPEQTERKSFASILQRSSVRD
- the fliP gene encoding flagellar type III secretion system pore protein FliP (The bacterial flagellar biogenesis protein FliP forms a type III secretion system (T3SS)-type pore required for flagellar assembly.) translates to MTSRVRLVALLALLAAVLLPALSWAQGPVIPKLSMELAAGQADPQEVSTLLEILFLLTILSLAPAILLTMTSFTRIIIVFHFIRQAMGTQQMPPNQILTALAIFMTMVIMYPVGKAVNETALQPYMNETINFTEALTRAQVPIRQFMFKHTREKDLSIFYSITKEPRPENKAEVPTIMLVAAYTISELKTGFTIGFLIYIPFLILDMVVASILLAMGMMMLPPVMISLPFKILLFILIDGWNLLVGSLVNTFQ
- the fliQ gene encoding flagellar biosynthesis protein FliQ; its protein translation is MTPEFVVGFARQAIEMTLVISLPMLGIGMAVGIFISIIQAATQIQEMTLTMVPKIIAIFLALLLAFPWIMDKMTAYTTNLFLNLPNYIR